The Macaca mulatta isolate MMU2019108-1 chromosome 19, T2T-MMU8v2.0, whole genome shotgun sequence sequence acacTTATTTTGCCTAAGTTTATACACACCCTATAAAGCAGCAATTTTATTCCGAGGCGTGCATCTAGGTATATACCTCTGCCTCCCCCAAATGAGAGCACATATGAACCAAAGGACATTTACACAAATTTTCATAgatgcattattcataataatacaAGCTTTAGGCAATACaaatgtaataatagaaaaaaacctGCTATATTTTACATAATGGAATGTGATAGAAAACCTATTATACTTTTGGCCCAGCCTGCAAGAATGCTTTTTATATTCGAAGCAGACGCCGCATCGATCCTAAGCGCCACCTCCATCCTTTACAAGCAGAGTGATCCATAACTTGACAGTTAGGACACGGTCGTTGATCACCACAGACCCTTAGTCATTGTATTCACACCAAAGGGACGCGGCCCACAGACAGGGGGATCACAGACTCCCACCAGGTATCTCCCAAATGCCTGCACCCCGGCGCTCCCCGGTCTTCCTGCGAAACACTACGTGGTCCAGGATACAACACGTCCTCAGACCTCCCAAACCTTCCACTGAGACAAAACCTGAACTGGGACAAAAAACTTTCAGAGACAAAACCACACACTGACCTCTATCTTCTCCAGATCCACAAGGAGGGCCTCAACGTTACACTTCCGTAAACTGCTTCTACTTCTGGAGTCCTCGCACAGGTTTATGGTCCACCTACGGCGGCCGAGGAGAACCTAAAATGTTAAAAGAGCAAGGACAACCGCATTTACGGCGTTTCCTAGGCTGTAATATGGCCGCGCCCACAGCTGTGGCTCCATGACGGCAGCCATGTTTGAAAATCAGACGTACAGAGGCAATGGCAGGTTTTTGAGCCAGCAGCCAGGGAAGATGAGAAGTCACTGAAATCGCCTCGTTTCCTGGCACTTAAAGTCTTGAGAAAAGGGGCAGATTTTCAGAGACTCAAGCTTTATCAGGCAAATATGGGGCAAGCTAAATTTCCTTTAGCGCTTTGCCATCcactttgttaaatttaaaaaaaaaaaaaaaaaaggattttgaaaAAGACAAGTAACAGTGCAGCCAGGTGTAGGTATCCCAGAGAATGAATTGGAAATGGAAAAGGTAACACATCAGGTAGAAAGGGAAAAGGCAACACATCAGGTAGGCAGACACCCACGGGAAAGCGTCTGGCAAAAAACAGCTTGCAGGAAGCGGTTTTTGAGAACAGAAAAATAGCAAGTATTCGGGGTGggggatgaagaaagaaaaaataattgtaattttcttgaggcagagtcttgctctgtcctcaggctggagttcaatggcaagatctcggctcactgcaacctctgccttccccgttcacgcgattctcctgcctcagcctcccgagtagctgggactacaggcacgcgccaccacgcccgctaatttttgtatttttagtagagacggagtttcaccatgttggccatgacggtctcgatctcctgacctcgtgatcttcgtgcctcggcctcccaaagtgctgggattacaggcgtaagccaccacgcctggcctcgaaaacataattattatttaaagaagaagaagaggaagaggaagaggaagaggaagaggaagaagaagaagaagaagaagaagaagaagaagaagaagaagaagaagaagaagaagaagaagaagaagaagaagaagaagaagaaagaagaggaagaagaaagaaaagaagaaaggaagaagaaagaagaaaagaaagaagagatttcGAGAAGGAGTTATGATGTGAGCCTGGCCATGACAGactaaaggaaaagaggaagcacCTGAGTTAAGATTGGGGTTGGGCCTCCTAGGAAGGCCACTTTTAGTAAAGGTGCCAATGGGAAGAGCAGAACCAGAATTGAGAGTATAAAAATACTAAGAgctttttgacaaaagtgccaagacaattcaataaggatagtcttttcaacaagcggcactgggataactggatatccacatgcagaaaaattaGTTAAGACCCTTAAACCATACACAAAAGTTAACTTAAAATAGATCATTGATCTAAGTGTAAGaggtaaaagtataaaacttagaGAAGAAAAAGGGAGATAATCTTCATGGACGTGGGTTAATTCTGAGAGGAGAGTAAAGGATGAGCCATAAAacgaaataaaattaataaagtggacttaatttttttttttaagtttgtgcTTCTAAACACAACATTGAAGAAAGTgaggtggggcacggtggctcacacctgtaattccagcactttgggaggccgaggcaggcggatcatatgaggtcaggagttcaagaccagcctggccaacatggcgaaatccgtctctactgaaaatacaaaaattacccggacgCGGTGGgacgcgcctgtaattccagctactcgggagcctgaggcaggagaattgcttgaacccgggaggcggaggtttcagcgAGCctaaatcgcgccactgcaccccagcctgggtgacagagcaagtatCCTCGGTAAAGACACCACTTCGTCACCCTGAACCACTCTGATTTTTATGGGTGCAATGAGAAGAGTGGATGCAGGAAGACAAAGTTTTTTAATAGAAACCTTCaggacaggccgggcgcagtggctcaagcctgtaatcccagcactttgggaggccgagacgggcggatcacgaggtcaggagttcgagaccatcctggctaacacagtgaaaccccgtctctactaaaaaatacaaaaaaaaaaaaaaaactagccgggcgaggtggcgggcgcctgtagtcccagctactcgggaggctgaggcaggagaatggcgtaaaaacccgggaggcagagcttgcagtgagctgagatccggccactgcactccagcctgggcgacagagcgagactccatctcaaaaaaaaaaaaaaaaaaaaagaaagaaaccttcaGGACAGATTTGGACTTGAAAGACTGACAGGAAGTGTTTCCAGCATCCAGTTAGTCTCAAAGCAACCACTAACCTTCAACTGCACACCTCAAAGCCTCCAGCCTCATTACATTCTCAAACACAGACAAGCCCCGTCTTCCCTGAAATAAAATTGCCTTCAAATTCAATTTAAAACTTACTGCAGAGGCGCTCCTTTGACACTCCCCCCCCTAGACCTTTCATTCACGCACTCCTTTTCCTAGCTCGGGCTTCTCTGTGTCTGAGCCCCATATTAAATTGCAAACCTGAGCAAAAAACTGCATTCACTGAGAGACACTTTCCATCCAGTTTTCAATTACTGAGACCCATGAAGAGTGAATATGTAGACCCCAAGTTGTGTCCGTGGGACCCTCAGTCATTAAACTCTTAAAACTAAGCCTTAACCTTCGACCTCCCAAGGGTCCCTTTCTCACACCCATATTCCTCGGTGACTAAACTGAAATAAAACCCCTGAACATGGACATTCGCATGCATTTCCACTTCGTGGTCCCCACAAGCTCCCCATCCGGATTCACACGCTGCATCAGGCTCTCAAGGCTACAGTAGCAGCTACCAAAGGCCGAACACATATCAGAACCTACTTCCGATTCTGGAATTCTGGCGCTGCAACCCCATCCTTCGCCATCTCTAAGAACACCGAGAGGCTGGGAGGCGGGCTTCCGGAGAGGGATATGCGACGTTTCCCAAAGTCCAAGTTCTGGCTTTGAACATTTTATATGAGGTAACATAGGTGTTTTACCTCATAGAGCATATTATGTCATTTCTGATGGGAGTGACCGTAACGGTTGCCATGGCTCAGGGAGGTGGGAAGAAATGCAAATGTCTTTGGGGGACTCCAgtaccctcccttcctccttacAAGAGGCTGTCACGACACTGCGCTAACTGCCTAGGTTTTCAGAGGCCAGAAACTATCTAAGGAGCAAAATGGAAAGATGGCTGCATCCCTGAGCCGTTTGGCAGCAGCACCACGGGAACCACCATCTTACAGAAAGTCCAGGGTccataaaacagaagaaactgCAGACAACTGGCTGGATGAGGTTTGTAGAAGCCAAGATGTCACTGGGGCGGCCACAACAAAAACACTGACGGTTTCAGTCCTGTTCAGGTCTCACTGGATGTGCTGTGAATTTTAGtagtaaaaggaaaaaggagTTGAAGATGCAAAATGTTCAGGTTCCAACAGCAGCAAAAAtaacatatttgcaaataaacAGCCAAGAGTCATTAATactcagaaaacaaagcagtcaTTAAAACTAACTCTGAGTCCGCCCTAGTGAAGAATAGTGGACAATAGCTTCAAAGCCAgtatgataaatatattaaaaaacataaatgaaaatatttcagacaTATTTAAGTGTTTAAAGGAAAATATGGCAATAATTCcataaaagaaaatctcaataaaGACATTGAAAATAAAGAATCCAATATAAATGTTCGTGctgaaaaatacagtaacaaTTAAAAATTCACATGACAATATCACCAGCAGATTGCAATGTCAGAAGAAACGTTGAGCAAATTTGaagagcaaaagaaattatccaccagaaagaaaagaagaaaagttttaaatactTGTAAGACATCAGAtgtaccattttttttaaatagagctgGAGTTTCGCTATTTTGCTGAGGCTGCTCTCAGACTCCTGAttatcaagcaatcctcctgtcttagcctcccaaagtgttaggattacaggcatgagccacaacacccaggcCAGAtaggaatcaaaagaaaaaagttaacaaagaatattttaaaagataatagcTAAAATTTTAGGATTACAAAGGAACTTCCTGAAcctggttaagaaaaaaaaagtaagtaaaaaagATTCTATagctaacatatttttaaagactgaatattTCTCCCCTAAAATTGCAAACATGGCCAAAACGTCCACTCTTACTGTATCTATTTAACAGAGTGGAAGCCCTAGCCCGTGAAGAAacgtaagaaaagaaaaagaaaacactggaacGCAGAAATATCACTGCCCGTCTTCACAGAAGACATGATTATACAAATATAATCCCAAGGAGTCTACAGAACTAGACAAGTGAGTTTAGCAGTCATAAGGTGAAAAGTCAACACACactcaaattttatttctaaagagtAACAATGAACAATTGGAAGCTAAATTATGAACACAAGAACATTTGTAATAGTTCCAAAAATAtggccagaagcagtggctcacacctgtaatctcagcactttaggaggctgaggtgggcagatcacttgagcccagagttcgagaccagcctaggcaacatggtgaaacctcatctctaaaaaaaaatacaaaaattagccaggtgtgttggtgcatgcctgtagtcgcagctacttgggaagataagcaggaggatcacttgaacctgggaggcacaggttgcagtgaacgcagactgcaccactgcactccagcctgggcaagagaatgaggctctatcacaaaaaaaaacccacaaaaatgatggcaggccaggcacggtggctcacgcctgtaatcccagtactttgggaggccgaggcgggcagatcacaaggtcaggagatagagaccagcctggctaacacagtgaaaccccgtctctaccaaaaatacaaaaaaaattagccgggtgtggtggcgggtgcctgtagtcccagctacttgggagactgaggcaggataatggcgtgaacccaggacgcggagcttgcagtgagccgagatcgtgccactgcactccagcctgggcgtcagagtgagactccatctccaaaaaaaataaaaaaattaaaaaatcactgCAAAAATATGATCCACTTAAATATTTACCAAGACATAAATAATGTATATGCTATAAATTCAGAAacactgacttaaaaaaaaaaaaaagcaaggaaagccTAATTAAGTGGAGAGACATAGTTGAAGATTCAACACAGTAAAGATGGCAAATAAACCAACTTTGATTATACATTTAATGCAATCTCAATAAAACTCCCAAAGGACTTTTTGTGGATATAGACAAGCGTATActtaaaatttatacagaaaagcaaagaaactagaatagacaaaactattttgaaaaagaaaaataaagctggcaGACTCTACTCCATTTTATGACTAAAATCACAATATGACAATAATCGCTATATGGTATTATTAGTGGAGTGATAGACATGCACATCAACAGAATAGAGTCAAGAAATGGACACAAGAACAGGCAACTGATTTTTACAAATGTTCAAAATCAATTTAATGGAAAGAGGACAGTGTTTTCAATACTGTTGAATCAACTGGGCAACCATAGGCTGAACTTTAACCCTTACCCTGTATACAAAGATCAATTTAAATGGATCATATTGCTAAACATTAAAAgcaaaactggctgggtgtggtggctcacacctgtaatcccagcactttgggaggccgaggtggccagatcacaaggtcaggagatcgagatcatcctggcccacatggtgaaaccctgtctctactaaaaatacaaaaattagctggacttggtggcgtgtgcctgtaatcccagctacttgggaggctgaggcagcagaatcacttgaacccggaagacggaggttgcagcgagccaagattgcaccactgcactctagaatgggggacagagcaagactccatctcaaaaacaaaagaatacaaaacaaaaaaaatacaacagcATCAAGTGGAAGAATGCGGAGCAACTGAACCTCTGTATATATTGCTGGTGTGCAATGAAACACCACTCTGGTTAGTATCTTACAAAGGTAAACATACACTTACCTTATAACACATGAATCACACTTTTCAGTAAttatcctagagaaatgaaaaattgtgTTCACGCAAAGCCtgtgtgcacaaatgttcataggatttttatttgtaaaaataagaaaaactggaaacaaccctaaagtccttcagtgggtgaataaacaaattgtagtatattCATATCATAGATTATTAGtgaccaataaaaataaaacaatgctaCACAAAACAATTTGGATGAATTTCAGGTTAATTTGCTTTAGGTCAAATAGCCAATACCAAAAGGgtacatgctgtatgattccatttttataacaTGCTACTAATGACAAAACTAAAGATGAAAAGATTTCTGATTGCTAAGGGTTAGGGTTGAGGAGAGGTTGTGACTATAAAAAGGTAGCATGAGGGAGTTTGCACTGATGCAAAATGCTGAATCTCGATTGTGGAGGTGGTGACATGAATCAATATATTTGATAAGATTTCTTAAAGCTACAtgtaaaaaccaaacaaaaatgcaCGCATGTTAAAACTGGTGATTTCCAAATAAATTCTGTAGTTAACAGTATTGTAACAATTTCACTTTCCTGTATTTGGTAATGAACTATGCTTATGTAAGGTGTTATCTTTGGAAGAAGCTGGGTTAAGCGCATTCAAGAATCCTGGGATATTTTGGTAAGATTTTGTGAATCtaaacttatttcaaaataaaatcttacacatcttatttatattaatttcataACACCTGATGTTACTTATAAACTTAAACACATTCAAGTATGTTCAATTACACTTATGAATTGAATATACTGTATCCAGTTTCATTCTGAAGTACTTCAGTTATTCTGAAATAAGACAAACTTAGAACCAAAGAAATGAAGGAGTTAATCATATAACAAAATGAGGCAGGCAAAAAATATTCCTATATTGTAtacaatattacattttaattcatGATTAGAGGAAgtcacaatttaaaatgtataaaatcagtGACAAGGCAACTAGGAATATGGCTCAAGATATCCTGTTCCCAAATGCACATGAGGCTATTATCTTCTAAGGTTATAATTGTGACAGAAAGCTCTCATCCATCATTTTGTCAAGGCTTCTTTCTTGCATTAAGTTCTCTGACATTTTCCTGAAAGTCTTGTACATTGAATGTTTTCATAAGTTATTTTCTGCATTATTTCCTGGCACATGATGAGgcaaaacattttattgaaaacCCTGCCATATTCACTGCCAGAGGAAAGTATTTCTCAAGTGTGAACTCTCTCAATCTATTGAGGTTTTATTTTTGGGCAAAGATTTCCCTATAATTATTACATTTCCACCAATTAGTAGTTTATTCATGATCTATGATCACTTCTGAGGGGGTTTATCCTCCCACCAAAGGCTTTCATAGTCTGccacattcatagggtttttctcagtATACAATTTTTAGACATAATgtcctaaaatattttctcaaatgttttgtaCTGTTTTCTCTAACACAAAATATGAGGTAATTGatcactaaacaaacaaacatagtcTGCATTCACGAAATTACTCTTCTTTGCAGATATCTTGAGGGCCTACACTTGGCAAGAGGCTTTCCCAAAATGACTACCTGTGAATTCTCTTGTGTTTAACAAGGATAGACAAGTGGGCAAAAGCTTTCCCACAATCGCTACATCCATAGGGCCTCTctcctgtatgttttctttgatGAACATTGAGCCCTGACTTTGTAGTGAAGGCTTTCTCGCAGTCACTGcatttgtatggtttctctcccgtgtgaattctctgatgtgtAATAAGATCATTTTTGCGCAAAGAGAATTTTCCACATTCAGTGCATGCAAAGGAAGTCTTTCCTGTGTGAAATCGCTGATGTTGTATGAGGCATGTCTTCTTCCTGAAGGTTTTATCACATTCATTGCATTTGTatggcttctctccagtatgagtttGCTGATGTATACCAAGAGTACTCTTCATGGTGAAGCCCTTTCCACATTCATTGCATATATAAGGTTTCTCCCCAGTATGAGTTCGCTGATGTGCAATGAGCATGCTTTTGCCAGTTAAGCCTTTGCCACATTCACTGCAtacatagggtttctctcctgtatgagtGCGCCGATGTACATTGAGATGACTCTTCTCAGTGAAGCCTTTTCCACACTCATTGCAAATataaggtttctctcctgtatgagtTCGTTGATGTCCCATTAGCCGGATCTTTGCTGGAAAGCCTTTTCCACACTCACCACAtacatagggtttttctccagtatgagttCGTTGATGCACAATAAGGCGGCTCTTCACAGTGAAACCTTTTCCACAATCATTGCATGTATATGGCTTCTCTGCAGTATGAGTTCGTTGATGTACAATGAGGTCACTCTTCATGGTGAAACCTTTTCGACATTCAGTGCATacgtagggtttctctccagtatgtgTTCGCTGATGTCTGATGAGTGGGCTCTTTAAGGCAAAGCCCTTTCCACACTCATTGCAtttataaggtttctctccagtatgagttcgTTGATGTACCATGAGACAGTGCTTCATTGAAAAGCCTTTTCCACATTCACCGCAtgtatataatttcttttctgtatGAGTTTGCTGATGTGTGATAAGACTGTTCTTCAAGGTGAAGCCTTTGCCACATTTATCGCATATAAagggtttctcaccagtatgagTTCGATGATGTGCAGTAAGACGCCTCTTCTCAATGAAGCCTTTTCCACATTCACTACATATATAAGGTTTTTCTCCTGTATGAGTTTTCTGATGTGTAGTGAGACTGAACTTTGTAGAGAAGGCCTTCCCACATACACTGCATCCATggggtttctctcctgtatgagtTCGTTGATGATAAATGAGCCGACACTTCTTgatgaaggctttcccacattcactaCATGTGTAAGGTTTCTCTCCCATATGAGTTTTCTGATGTATATTGAGCTGTGATTTCTTGAGGAACGTTTTGTCACATTCAGTGCATTCATAATGTTTCAGTCCTGTATGAGTTCTCTGATGGTCCATTAGCCTGGATTTTCTGGAGAAAGCTTTCCCACATATACTGCATACATGaggtttttctccagtgtgaactctctGATGATCAATAAACTGAGACAACTTGaggaaggctttcccacattcactgcatACATGGGCATTCTCTATGTCATGAGTTCTCTGTTGCTTAACGACCTGGGACTTAATAGGTTTTGCAATTGCAGGAAACTTCATTTCAGTATAAAATTGTTTATGG is a genomic window containing:
- the ZNF615 gene encoding zinc finger protein 615 isoform X3: MESLTLEDVALDFTWEEWQFLSPAQKDLYRDVMLENYSNLVAVGYQASKPDALSKLEQGEEPCTTEDEIYTRICCEIRKIDDPLQHHLQNQSIQKSVKQCHEQNMFGNSVNQNKSHLLLKQDPDTFDLHEKPLKSNLSFENQKRSSGLKNSAEFNGDGKSLFHANHKQFYTEMKFPAIAKPIKSQVVKQQRTHDIENAHVCSECGKAFLKLSQFIDHQRVHTGEKPHVCSICGKAFSRKSRLMDHQRTHTGLKHYECTECDKTFLKKSQLNIHQKTHMGEKPYTCSECGKAFIKKCRLIYHQRTHTGEKPHGCSVCGKAFSTKFSLTTHQKTHTGEKPYICSECGKGFIEKRRLTAHHRTHTGEKPFICDKCGKGFTLKNSLITHQQTHTEKKLYTCGECGKGFSMKHCLMVHQRTHTGEKPYKCNECGKGFALKSPLIRHQRTHTGEKPYVCTECRKGFTMKSDLIVHQRTHTAEKPYTCNDCGKGFTVKSRLIVHQRTHTGEKPYVCGECGKGFPAKIRLMGHQRTHTGEKPYICNECGKGFTEKSHLNVHRRTHTGEKPYVCSECGKGLTGKSMLIAHQRTHTGEKPYICNECGKGFTMKSTLGIHQQTHTGEKPYKCNECDKTFRKKTCLIQHQRFHTGKTSFACTECGKFSLRKNDLITHQRIHTGEKPYKCSDCEKAFTTKSGLNVHQRKHTGERPYGCSDCGKAFAHLSILVKHKRIHR
- the ZNF615 gene encoding zinc finger protein 615 isoform X1, with product MRPEPTKFWEESLTLEDVALDFTWEEWQFLSPAQKDLYRDVMLENYSNLVAVGYQASKPDALSKLEQGEEPCTTEDEIYTRICCEIRKIDDPLQHHLQNQSIQKSVKQCHEQNMFGNSVNQNKSHLLLKQDPDTFDLHEKPLKSNLSFENQKRSSGLKNSAEFNGDGKSLFHANHKQFYTEMKFPAIAKPIKSQVVKQQRTHDIENAHVCSECGKAFLKLSQFIDHQRVHTGEKPHVCSICGKAFSRKSRLMDHQRTHTGLKHYECTECDKTFLKKSQLNIHQKTHMGEKPYTCSECGKAFIKKCRLIYHQRTHTGEKPHGCSVCGKAFSTKFSLTTHQKTHTGEKPYICSECGKGFIEKRRLTAHHRTHTGEKPFICDKCGKGFTLKNSLITHQQTHTEKKLYTCGECGKGFSMKHCLMVHQRTHTGEKPYKCNECGKGFALKSPLIRHQRTHTGEKPYVCTECRKGFTMKSDLIVHQRTHTAEKPYTCNDCGKGFTVKSRLIVHQRTHTGEKPYVCGECGKGFPAKIRLMGHQRTHTGEKPYICNECGKGFTEKSHLNVHRRTHTGEKPYVCSECGKGLTGKSMLIAHQRTHTGEKPYICNECGKGFTMKSTLGIHQQTHTGEKPYKCNECDKTFRKKTCLIQHQRFHTGKTSFACTECGKFSLRKNDLITHQRIHTGEKPYKCSDCEKAFTTKSGLNVHQRKHTGERPYGCSDCGKAFAHLSILVKHKRIHR
- the ZNF615 gene encoding zinc finger protein 615 isoform X2 is translated as MMQAQESLTLEDVALDFTWEEWQFLSPAQKDLYRDVMLENYSNLVAVGYQASKPDALSKLEQGEEPCTTEDEIYTRICCEIRKIDDPLQHHLQNQSIQKSVKQCHEQNMFGNSVNQNKSHLLLKQDPDTFDLHEKPLKSNLSFENQKRSSGLKNSAEFNGDGKSLFHANHKQFYTEMKFPAIAKPIKSQVVKQQRTHDIENAHVCSECGKAFLKLSQFIDHQRVHTGEKPHVCSICGKAFSRKSRLMDHQRTHTGLKHYECTECDKTFLKKSQLNIHQKTHMGEKPYTCSECGKAFIKKCRLIYHQRTHTGEKPHGCSVCGKAFSTKFSLTTHQKTHTGEKPYICSECGKGFIEKRRLTAHHRTHTGEKPFICDKCGKGFTLKNSLITHQQTHTEKKLYTCGECGKGFSMKHCLMVHQRTHTGEKPYKCNECGKGFALKSPLIRHQRTHTGEKPYVCTECRKGFTMKSDLIVHQRTHTAEKPYTCNDCGKGFTVKSRLIVHQRTHTGEKPYVCGECGKGFPAKIRLMGHQRTHTGEKPYICNECGKGFTEKSHLNVHRRTHTGEKPYVCSECGKGLTGKSMLIAHQRTHTGEKPYICNECGKGFTMKSTLGIHQQTHTGEKPYKCNECDKTFRKKTCLIQHQRFHTGKTSFACTECGKFSLRKNDLITHQRIHTGEKPYKCSDCEKAFTTKSGLNVHQRKHTGERPYGCSDCGKAFAHLSILVKHKRIHR